In Osmerus mordax isolate fOsmMor3 chromosome 24, fOsmMor3.pri, whole genome shotgun sequence, the following are encoded in one genomic region:
- the rorb gene encoding nuclear receptor ROR-beta: MCWSSANGPFCSTVASTNRSAATDSKAQIEVIPCKICGDKSSGIHYGVITCEGCKGFFRRSQQNNAAYSCPRQRNCLIDRTNRNRCQHCRLQKCLALGMSRDAVKFGRMSKKQRDSLYAEVQKHQQRLQEQRQQQAGEAEALARVYSSSLTNGLSTLNHDIGATYANGHVIELPKGPPGGGGGGGGGGGHPGGGYYHGLDSTQPSPDQSGLDMAGMKHIKQEPVYDLTPVPNLFSYGAYQDGQLGASVGMGELDRIAQNIIKSHLETCQYTAEELQQLAWQTHSYEDVKMYQSKTRDVLWQQCAIQITHAIQYVVEFAKRISGFMELCQNDQILLLKSGCLEVVLVRMCRAFNPLNNTVLFEGKYGGMQMFKALGCDDLVSAVFDFAKSLCSLQLTEEEIALFSAAVLISTDRPWLMEPRKVQKLQEKIYFALQHIMQKNHMDEDALAKLIGRIPTLSALCTLHTEELQAFQQLHPETVNVLFPPLYKELFNPDANMTAITLPK, from the exons ATGTGTTGGAGTTCAGCCAATGGCCCCTTCTGCTCCACCGTGGCCTCGACCAATCGGAGCGCAGCGACGGATTCCAAGG CCCAAATCGAAGTTATACCGTGCAAGATCTGCGGAGACAAGTCGTCAGGAATCCACTATGGAGTCATAACATGTGAAGGATGCAAG ggcttcttCAGACGGAGTCAACAGAACAACGCCGCTTACTCCTGTCCTCGCCAGCGGAACTGCCTTATCGACAGGACCAACCGTAACCGCTGCCAGCACTGTCGTCTGCAGAAGTGTCTCGCCCTGGGGATGTCCAGAGATG cggtgAAGTTCGGCCGCATGTCCAAGAAGCAGCGGGACAGCCTGTACGCCGAGGTGCAGAAGCACCAGCAGCGCCTGCAGGAGCAGCGGCAGCAGCAGGCGGGCGAGGCCGAGGCCCTGGCCCGCGTCtactcctccagcctcaccaacGGCCTCAGCACCCTCAACCACGACATCGGCGCCACCTACGCCAACGGCCACGTCATCGAGCTGCCCAAGGGCCCcccgggggggggcggcggcggcggcgggggcggggggcaccCGGGGGGCGGGTACTACCACGGTCTGgactccacccagccctccccgGACCAGTCGGGGCTGGACATGGCGGGGATGAAGCACATTAAGCAGGAGCCTGTGTACGACCTCACCCCCGTGCCCAACCTGTTCAGCTACGGAGCCTACCAGGACGGCCAGCTGGGGGCCAGCGTCGGTATGGGGGAGCTGG ATCGCATCGCCCAGAACATCATCAAGTCCCACCTGGAAACTTGCCAGTACACTGCAGAGGAGCTGCAACAACTGGCCTGGCAAACACACTCCTACGAGGACGTCAAGATGTACCagagcaag ACGCGAGATGTTCTGTGGCAACAGTGCGCCATCCAGATCACCCACGCCATCCAGTACGTGGTGGAGTTTGCCAAGCGGATCTCAGGCTTCATGGAGCTCTGTCAGAACGACCAGATCCTTCTCCTCAAGTCAG gttgtCTCGAGGTGGTTCTGGTCAGAATGTGCCGGGCCTTCAACCCCCTCAACAACACGGTGCTGTTTGAGGGGAAGTACGGAGGGATGCAGATGTTCAAAGCTCTAG gttgCGACGACCTGGTCAGTGCGGTGTTCGACTTTGCCAAGAGCCTGTGCTCCCTCCAGCTGACCGAAGAGGAGATCGCCCTGTTCTCCGCAGCGGTGCTCATCTCCACAG ACCGGCCGTGGCTGATGGAGCCCAGGAAGGTGCAGAAGCTCCAGGAGAAGATCTACTTCGCCCTGCAGCACATCATGCAGAAGAACCACATGGACGAGGACGCGCTAGCCAAG CTGATTGGTCGGATCCCGACGCTGTCGGCCCTGTGCACGCTGCACACCGAGGAGCTCCAGGCGTTCCAGCAGCTGCACCCGGAGACGGTCAACGTGCTCTTCCCTCCGCTCTACAAAGAACTCTTCAACCCCGACGCCAACATGACCGCCATCACCCTGCCCAAATGA